The DNA sequence TAAATGATTTAATCAATTCAAGTAAAAAGGTGCTTTTACTTCCCTAGTGGTTTAGCGTGCAGCAttgatattttcaatcaaatcaatgACACAATCTCTCTCATAGTTCCCATGCTTTAACTTCtcttaataaattttgaaatccatcaTGATGAGCAAAGGAGTTCCGTTGGAAGcatttttgctttctcttttcaTCTTGGTTTCGGACCAAGTTTGGAAACATTCATCAACAACAAGATTGGGCTTTGTAGCATTGGAAATTAATTTGGCCCAAATTAgtaacatttgctttcctgatgaatATTTTTTCGGATCATACATTGAGCACATAAGAAAGCATTCATTTGGGCTTGCATCAATAACATTCATTCTGGCCCAATTAATAATTCAGCTTCATAGCATGAGAAGCATGTAGCAAGGTTTATTATTTGACACAATTGGGCTTAAACCAGAATTTCATTTTCGGCCCAACACAAAATCTGCacaacaaaaattattaattaagaaaatatgaattaagattaaattaataattttgtaattaaatatttaataatatttgttcatcatcaaaattaaataagagtttttcaaactcatcaactttcatatagatatcctgatctaatgagccgtataaataggctgttaccacatccattaaatgcatatgtagtttatgatatgcagataaactgaccaaataacgcaatgttatcgcatccactacaagggaatacgtttcttcataatctataccggacCTTTGTAAAAaatcttgtgccacaagtcgggctttatagcgcacaacttcatttttctcatttcgttttctcacaaatacccatcggtatccaataggttttacatcttcaggtgtacggactataggtccaaagacttcacattttgcaagtgagtctaattcaaccttcatggcttctttccattttggccaatcattcctttgtcgacattcttcgactgatcttggctcaagatccttactttcatgcatgatattcaatgccacattatatgcaaatatttcattgacaattgtcttatttcggtctcATTTCTCTcatgtaaagacataatttatcgagatctcatcattttcacaatttttaggtacctgaacgtcttctggcgttataattatatcagaattttggacaactgtaGGTGTCTTTACtgtgtctttttcaacaggaatagtatttacctcttttttctttcgaagatttttatctttggaaccgacaggcctgccatgcttctggcgtgtatttgcttcagtggctatttgtcttactgggacatcaattcgaattggggcattttctaCCCTGCCACGCTTCTAGCGTGAATTTGCTTtagtggctacttgtcctactgggacatcaattcgaattgggatattttccgctggtatataagatttggttatcctctttgtatcgaaaaatgcatcaggcaattcatttgctattctttgcaaatgtataatcttttgaacttctagttcacattgccctgaccGAAGATCTAAATacatcaacgatgatgcattccaattaagttccttttcaggaagcttattctctccccttAATGttagaaattttgattcattaaAATGATAATATGCAAACcgagctttaaatacatctcccatttgtatctcaagatacctcactatagagggagaatcatatccagcATATATCCctaattttctttggggtcccattttggtgcgattaggtggtgcaatgcgaacatatatcgcacacctaaatattcttaaatggaaaatatttggctgctggccaaaagctaattgcataggagagaactgatggtaactcgttggcctcaaacaaATAAGTGTTGcagcatgtaaaatagcatgcccccaaactgaggttgggagatttgttctcataagcaagggtctagcaattaattggaggcgcttaataagtgattctgctaacccattttgtgtgtgaacataagctactggatgttcaacacttattccattagccatacaataagcatcaaaagtttgggaagtaaattcaccaacATTATCAAGgcgaattgctttgattggattttctggaaattgtgcttttaatcgaataatttgagctagtaatctcgcaaacgccaggttgcgagaagacaataagcacacatgtgaccatctcgaaaaTGTGTCTATCaagaccataaaatatctaaaagatccacatggtagatgaataggtccacacatatatcaccttgaatcctttctatgaattcaggggactcaaatccaatctttgctGGTGATGGctttaaaattaacttcccttgagaacatgcagcacaacaaaattcattagatttaagaatcttctggttctttagtgaatgtccatgagagttttcaataattctcctcatcatggttgttcgcagatgacccaatctatcatgccaagttatgaattcatttgggctagtaaacttctagtttataatggcatgtgattcaattgcactaatcttggtataatataacccagatgaaagtgagggtaacttttctaatataactttcttatttgaatcatgagttgtgataaataagtactcatgatttttctcattcatagtctcaatatgatatccatttcggcgaatatctttaaagctcaacaaatttcttcgagacttggtagacaatagtgcattatttattataaattttgttcctccaggaaacaaaattatagctcttccggagccttctatcacattgcctgagccaataataatattaacatattcttcttttggcacaagatgggtaaaatatatagtacttttaagaatagtgtgcgaacttgcactatccgcaaggcaaatATCTTCAGAATATGTCCTTGCATTTTTcctcaaaaacaaataataataataataataaaatgagtaaaagTACATGTACAGTAAAATTACTCATATGAATACTTAGTAAACACatatattaaactattccatcattgatcaagtagccaatatttccttcaaaatccttaaagaaattagatacatcataatgagtggtggaattttcataatttgaaacaaattttgtttccttttctttgtcatcctttttcaaggatgcttgataaaaatcaactaggtgccttggggtacgacaggtacgtgaccaatgaccctttccaccacaatggaagcatttatcctcaattgatttattttgcccattgttcctttctttatcccacttctgatgagatcctttcttgtgaacataatttttttttccttccataattttttttgttatcaaaaTCTTGTCATTTACCTCTTCTAGGGTAATTTGCcacatttacttcaggaaatggggcgaCGCCAGCcgggcgcgcttcatgatttcttaagagcaactcattgttgcgttcaacaacaagaaagtaagaaattaactcaaaatactttttaaatcctttttctcgatactACTACTGCatgagcacattcgaggcatggaaagGTCGAAAAaattttctctaacatatcgggtttgaggaagtatcaccgtcttttgatgattgtacctttcttcaaggtctttccacagatctgcaggatcttttaatgtaggatattcatttttcaatccttcgtcaagaCGACGACGAAGAAAAATCATGGCCTTGACTTTATCCTTttgggatgcattattttcagccttaatggtatcttcaagatccattgaatcaagatggatttcagcaactatatccatgataaataattatttcgaAATAtatcaagaaaattaaatttaagatgAGACAGTTTcaacataatgaaaatttgttacctgaagtcttcctaaaatttgatcagagtctcgtgctgataacgtgttgtaaaataactaaataaataaataaggaaaatgtaacaaatataaaataaagaaatataattagataataaTATTAACCATAATTACAATCTCAATATAAAAGAGATTATTcatatatacttatatatatgtattatcaTATGAAAGGAAGAAAGAGATGAAAAGATTTGTATATAAACCATATAAATAGAGAGAGAATTGTTATTGATTGTTTATTACTGTGTCTTTTATTTGTTCCATACATGTATTTATAGGCAAACAAAATTTACTTTTTCAAACTTCATTAATTTTCTTCAACATAAAGACTTATTccttttaatataaaaaaattgaattaccTATTTAATAGACATCTTTTCTTATCTATAACATTTTCGtcataacaataataatatttttggattcGTTCCTGTGTGGAAGCAACTCCTTATCATCTTCTTTGGACTCAATATTTACCAATGCAACGAATTTCTTTTTGGCCATcacataatttatttatatatatatcatcGTATATGTTAAAAGCGCAGTATGACAAAAATAAGTTATACCTAAAAGTATATAGGACGTAGTTATAttatcaaattcaaatataaaagtACACATGCATTTATATATAAATGGACATTTTTAGGGTCTAATAGGgattattattaattaactatGATAGAAAAGCTAGCAGAGCAGGGGAGCGTGCTTATTTTTTTGACTTGGGCTTCTTCACGATCATCACCGAACAGTGAGCATGATGAGTGCAGTGGTCACTCACACTTCCTAGAACAACTCTGCAACAATAAATATAACTTGTTcaaaaatgtataataattaACATTCTCGTATTGTTAATTATTAACAATGaacataaatttattaaaaacagATTGGTTAAAAGTTTCAACGAATACTAATTCAAATGACATATTCTTTTTATTCTCACGTAAAAATTTTTTGTTCGAATCTTATtcctaattttaaaaaaaatacacaacAAATTGGTTAAAACTAAACTATGGTTAAAACTAAACTACGCTGAAAATAATTATCACAAATTTTTATTTGTctctttaatattttgtttcatTAAATACGTtaagtttattttaaaatatattagatCATTTCCTATgttaaaataaataaggaaaaaaatatttggtttaattttttttaataagaagATAAATATCTTAAGTATTAAATTATAATCCGATAAAAAACACAATGTtgaattcttaaaatttttaaaaagtagaaataaaaacaaatcGAAATCTCTTTTGTTTATAAATCTACACACATGCTGTAAAATAGTAAAATACATCTTCtttcactacaagaaaagagagctattttaatatgattttttttaacgGTTATAATTAagtgtaaaaattaatatatatttttgacaaatatcacaaatgtaaaattttctatatttttttgatGAATAATTTGATTGTAAAAAATTACTCCTCAATTTTGAcacttatttattttcaacttaCTCCATTATTCTTTTTCTTAGTTGAGCTCCGTCAATTTTGGCATCACACTACTCTCAATTTAGAATTATATTactcattcttcatcttcaaaATCTCAGTTTATTCTTCAGTTTTAAGATCTCATCTCAttctttgttaaaatttttgttaagaattttttatggtcaataagtgtcaaaataaatagtatttttgacgATTAATAAgtatcacaaaaaatatattctcaaatttttctaacaaattatttttgaaggccaatatttatcaaaataagatttaaactttttttacaattacttatatgtcaaaaatattatttttgacaaaacttttattaacatattttcacagttaaaatagtgtcaaaatttatttttttgacgaattttaattttttttgacacataataatcctaaaaaataatctatatTGTTGTATATTGTTGTAGTGTTTTTTTCTAtatctacaaaaaaaaaattgttcatAAAAGAACTTTAACTTTTAgatgtaaaaaatattatctgGTTGAATTAATGGTAtccgtatatatatatatataccttttgATAGCTCCATAACCACGACTACCTAAAACCAACAGGGATGCACGGTGCCTATCAACAGCATCACACAACACATTCCTAGCATCACCCTCAACAATTTCCACCAAAGCTCCGTGAACCTAAAATTTAACATAACCAGCCAGATTTATAAATCAATTAGGTCCTTGTCGTAAacaaatttaaagtttatgtttactactaaaacaaaaaacagtaattttgaaaacatctaACAAATGTAACTAAAATTAACATCACATTTTTTCTACTATTtggcaaatttttttattttttttcaaattgaaaagtattatcaagtagtaaaaaaagataatataaattttaaccTCAATAATACTTAAAAagtataactaaaattaatataaaatttttctatttggtaacactttttaatttgatcacattttttattttattttttataaattgaaaaGTATAATCAAATAGTAAAAATGTGATGTTAATTTTAGTTACCTTTTTTAGgtgttttcaaaattattttatagttattattGTGGTCACCATAATTATAACTACCATAATAACATTTAAatgtgtgtgagagagagagtcAAAGAGAGTCACATTAGAGCGCAGCATAGACATTTTTTTTAACTTGGATAGGATCACCACAAAATTATATATGTACTATACCGATTAAAATATGGTTAATGTTctaaggaaaaagaaagagaagatgTACAATACCGATTTATTAGTGCAAATTTGCTTAGCTTTTTCTGTAACTTGATCAGCGACCAATTTGAGCTCCAAATCTACGGCAGGGAAAATTTCAGGCCCTATGGCCactgctatatatatataacatgaagaatataaatatatatatgtatagtaATAGTATACCAATGTTAAAGTGTATGTTATGtatgtatatacatatataagatgaataatttgaattgagaaaTATTAGAGGCGATGAGACCAGACATCATAATCTATTATTTGACATCTAAgtctttttgttaattaaatttaaaataaaatttattaaaaattattgtaaatcttattatttaatttaattaaatttgattcataaaaaaatttaaatatataatattatttttattattttatttttatttaattacttaactattaattctattttttagtctaatttattgatgattaacagaataaaaacaataagttataataattatttaatatttttgatatgAATTACCAGGAGTAGGTCCTGCCACGGTACCAATAGGAACGGAAGGAAAGGGTTTTGCATAGACAATAACAAGATCGAAAGGAGCATCTGAGCCAAATGGGGTGAAGAAATGGTCAAGAGACCACTCCAGTGCATACTGGCTATTCTCTGTTTGATCCATGGCTAACACCATCACCCTCTTCTCTGAAGAACTACTCGACATTTTTCCAACACATACATACAACCTTAATTAATACTTGCCTTGTTGCCTACCTATTTATATACGGTAGGGGTTCGCCAACTATTATTTTCACacattatattatatatatgtattttacAACTACACGTACATGTACGGCTACAcctatatatttaatttatggTAGAGACTCATctgtaattaattttatataaaattaaaagttaaaaatcgttaaataataattttaaaaatttaattaaattaacttCTAATAAAGACAACTGTTATTTAAAAATCACCTTATCTGTGGTGTAAACTACTTTAAACTGTAAATGACTATTGATGCAACGATGAGGTAGCGTAACAAAAAGGCTGCCATGAGTGAGTGTGAGAAGGCAGAGAAGCTTTCAAGGAATATTTATATCTATATCAGGTTATTATCTTCTTAAGttgtttaattaaaaaaaaaaaaagacttttCGTATTCACGAGAGGAAATATTCAATTGAAAATTTCATCCCAAATATATAagtttatactaaaattaattatcaatataaaatatatattaaaatataaaaataaattaaataatatatatttatatataaatatataataattaattttagtatatacatAATATCTTTTGTAAATAATACAAGATAAAGGTTAGGGTTTAACTtaatattctttcttttatttagacAATAATAATTGGATACAATATTCTCACTAATTGAAGTTAACGTACTAACTTTATATGAGTTCTTATAAACAAAATTTCATTTCTTTATAATTTGACGACTTTAATGATTTATCTTGTAATTCTCTTCTCATTAAATGGAATTTGTTTTTAAGTTAACGTATCCTGATATATAACAactttaaatttatatttaccTATCGTTTCAGTTGATACCTCATATCtagttaataaaaaagaataataatatcacTTCTGTTTTTTAAAATGTCACCctatatgtaaattttttttgtgtatcATAAAGAAAATGAGtgatattataaaaatataagtaaCCATATTTATTCTCGTTAAtaaagttaaataaataaaaaaataaacattatatatataatcatgttaaatgtacataaaaaataaattatttatacaaaatatatgttgaaatataaaatatgaattaaaataaattaaataatacatatatttatatacaaatatatagtagttaatttttaatatgcatataatatttttattatctataaCATAA is a window from the Arachis stenosperma cultivar V10309 chromosome 3, arast.V10309.gnm1.PFL2, whole genome shotgun sequence genome containing:
- the LOC130970351 gene encoding universal stress protein PHOS34-like isoform X2, whose amino-acid sequence is MSSSSSEKRVMVLAMDQTENSQYALEWSLDHFFTPFGSDAPFDLVIVYAKPFPSVPIGTVAGPTPVAIGPEIFPAVDLELKLVADQVTEKAKQICTNKSVHGALVEIVEGDARNVLCDAVDRHRASLLVLGSRGYGAIKRVVLGSVSDHCTHHAHCSVMIVKKPKSKK
- the LOC130970351 gene encoding universal stress protein PHOS34-like isoform X1, giving the protein MSSSSSEKRVMVLAMDQTENSQYALEWSLDHFFTPFGSDAPFDLVIVYAKPFPSVPIGTVAGPTPAVAIGPEIFPAVDLELKLVADQVTEKAKQICTNKSVHGALVEIVEGDARNVLCDAVDRHRASLLVLGSRGYGAIKRVVLGSVSDHCTHHAHCSVMIVKKPKSKK
- the LOC130970351 gene encoding universal stress protein PHOS34-like isoform X3, encoding MSSSSSEKRVMVLAMDQTENSQYALEWSLDHFFTPFGSDAPFDLVIVYAKPFPSVPIGTVAGPTPDLELKLVADQVTEKAKQICTNKSVHGALVEIVEGDARNVLCDAVDRHRASLLVLGSRGYGAIKRVVLGSVSDHCTHHAHCSVMIVKKPKSKK